One stretch of Bacteroidota bacterium DNA includes these proteins:
- a CDS encoding helix-turn-helix transcriptional regulator — MKLNKKEVAQNLRLFGYKRYGTMKKFAEALEMNPSTLYSGYLNGRSLPGPVLLVKLIDLGCNINWLLTSRETPFAGEVKEIVKKLDEESLRLHSALPRNAIATPSFGESKKSNGLYADSRR, encoded by the coding sequence ATGAAGCTCAATAAAAAAGAGGTAGCACAGAACCTTCGGTTATTCGGTTACAAACGATACGGTACGATGAAAAAATTTGCAGAAGCGCTTGAAATGAATCCCTCAACACTTTATTCAGGTTATCTCAACGGAAGAAGTTTACCCGGTCCGGTACTGTTGGTAAAATTGATCGATTTGGGTTGCAATATTAATTGGTTGTTAACAAGCAGAGAAACACCATTTGCAGGAGAAGTAAAAGAAATAGTAAAGAAACTTGATGAGGAGAGTCTACGATTACATTCTGCGCTTCCACGGAATGCAATTGCTACCCCTTCATTTGGCGAATCGAAAAAATCGAATGGATTGTATGCCGACTCACGCCGATAG
- a CDS encoding histidine kinase yields the protein MMTKTYWEKYRTELLFYFGFLTILGVAFFLQSIYADSYETAAPKPTRNEVINVFVDRVIAAYLWLLLTPFIIWLAEKISSRQLPFILILIIHIFVGLFFTFLHIPIYSTYIFIVHSFVPWMYGGIFEKMPNVSYIDYVINSIARVNHVYRLLYYSIIIAIHFAFDYFRKYSERELRASQLEVQLKEAQIRTLHQQLQPHFLFNTLNGISSLMYKSVDEADKMLTYLGDLLRISLERMNVQEVPLKDDIAFIERYLLIEKTRMGDRLIVKTNFHPETLDALVPCMMAQPLLENAIKHGIAPNVKQGTIIASSWRIAEKLFLQIEDDGKGFSNSLQENLTKGYGIKNTLERLKILYGNNHSLTFTNKETGGLRVTLSIPFRMLTD from the coding sequence ATGATGACTAAAACATACTGGGAAAAATATAGAACAGAATTATTGTTCTACTTCGGATTTCTGACAATCCTAGGTGTTGCCTTTTTTCTTCAGTCAATTTATGCAGATTCATATGAAACAGCAGCGCCAAAACCGACAAGGAATGAAGTCATCAATGTCTTTGTCGATCGTGTTATCGCAGCGTACTTATGGCTGTTGTTGACCCCATTCATCATCTGGCTTGCAGAAAAAATATCTAGTCGGCAGCTACCATTTATCCTCATTTTAATTATCCATATTTTCGTCGGTCTATTCTTTACATTTCTTCATATCCCAATCTACTCCACATATATTTTTATTGTGCATTCTTTTGTCCCCTGGATGTATGGGGGAATTTTTGAAAAGATGCCCAATGTCAGTTACATTGATTATGTCATCAACTCCATTGCCCGCGTTAATCACGTGTACCGCCTCCTCTATTACAGTATCATCATTGCCATTCATTTTGCATTCGATTATTTCCGAAAGTATTCTGAACGAGAATTGCGGGCATCACAACTGGAAGTACAATTAAAAGAAGCGCAAATCCGTACGCTGCATCAGCAGCTTCAGCCACATTTTCTTTTTAATACGCTCAACGGAATATCTTCTTTGATGTATAAAAGTGTTGATGAAGCGGACAAAATGTTAACCTATCTGGGAGATCTTCTTCGAATTTCACTGGAACGAATGAATGTTCAAGAAGTTCCATTAAAAGATGATATCGCCTTCATTGAACGATATCTTCTGATTGAAAAAACAAGAATGGGTGACAGACTCATCGTGAAGACGAACTTTCATCCCGAAACGCTTGATGCTCTTGTTCCATGCATGATGGCACAACCATTGCTGGAAAATGCAATCAAACACGGTATAGCACCAAACGTTAAACAAGGAACAATCATTGCGTCTTCATGGCGTATCGCAGAAAAACTCTTCCTTCAAATTGAAGATGACGGCAAAGGATTCTCCAATTCTCTCCAAGAAAATCTTACCAAAGGCTATGGAATCAAAAATACTCTAGAACGCCTCAAAATCCTCTACGGAAATAACCATTCTCTTACCTTCACAAACAAAGAAACGGGTGGTTTACGTGTAACTCTTTCCATTCCATTTCGTATGTTAACGGATTAA
- a CDS encoding LytTR family DNA-binding domain-containing protein — translation MIRAIIVDDEPLAREKVQLFADGEPDIEIVDVCVNGHEAVASFQKFNPELLFLDIQMPEMTGFEVLQHLKVNPLPGIIFITAYDEFALRAFEFHALDYLLKPYDRERFRKAVEHARKLLISQTQSEVTTEQIKTLLDSMKQTPSKLDRLIVKTNGRIIFLRIEEIDWMEAAGNYVKLHVGNEAHLVRETMNSLEEKLHPQKFIRIHRSTMINVEKIKELQPYFNGEYKVVLQNNTQVILSRGYRDNFTKVLGKPL, via the coding sequence ATGATTCGCGCAATCATCGTTGATGATGAACCTCTCGCACGCGAAAAAGTTCAACTTTTTGCTGACGGCGAACCTGATATTGAGATTGTTGATGTCTGCGTTAACGGACACGAAGCAGTCGCATCATTCCAAAAATTCAACCCCGAACTTTTATTCCTTGATATTCAAATGCCGGAAATGACCGGTTTTGAAGTACTGCAGCATTTAAAAGTGAATCCGTTACCTGGTATTATTTTCATTACGGCCTATGATGAATTTGCATTGCGAGCATTCGAATTCCATGCGTTAGATTATCTGCTAAAGCCGTACGACCGAGAACGTTTTAGAAAAGCGGTTGAACATGCCCGCAAATTATTAATATCGCAGACACAATCTGAAGTCACCACTGAACAGATAAAGACGTTACTGGATTCAATGAAACAAACTCCCTCCAAATTGGATCGGTTGATTGTGAAAACCAACGGAAGGATCATTTTTTTACGGATTGAAGAAATTGATTGGATGGAAGCGGCAGGAAACTATGTGAAGCTGCATGTTGGAAATGAAGCTCACCTTGTTCGTGAAACAATGAATAGTCTTGAAGAAAAACTCCATCCACAGAAGTTCATTCGAATCCACCGGAGTACTATGATCAATGTTGAAAAAATCAAAGAACTGCAGCCGTACTTCAACGGAGAGTATAAAGTGGTTTTACAGAATAACACTCAAGTGATCCTCAGTCGTGGTTATAGAGATAACTTCACCAAAGTCCTCGGCAAACCACTTTAA